Proteins from a genomic interval of Trifolium pratense cultivar HEN17-A07 linkage group LG6, ARS_RC_1.1, whole genome shotgun sequence:
- the LOC123888190 gene encoding PKS-NRPS hybrid synthetase cheA-like, producing MAGKRELVLGICAPGIVEVPPDKPPSRPVAYEIDTSDHFYTEMATPDRDELIRWAREIALKLKFAIVIGKSDNGSDKRKQYFRLDCERGGRYVSTNKKLKSDQTGTRKCGCPFRLRGYCHADKTWHLTVVNGKHNHELDKAVEGHLIVGRLKPEERQCMEEMSRNLVPPKNIMSTLKDRDPNNKTTAKQLYNLSHRLKLKMRASMTEMQHLSKRLVETGYFFKHRTVVADGSEHVQDIFFAHPKSISLFNSFPTVLLMDSTYKTNKYKMPLFEIVGFTSTGRSFNVGFAWLTNEREDNFTWALEQCVSLLRNEDVRPKVIVTDRDLALMNAVSEVFPTSAAMVCRFHVKKNVSSKMKEIVKIKNGENEKQTDVWDQITDAFNDVLESPTEKEYADNVMVFRELCARWPKFLRYVEETVLDTDKERVVNAWVDQHMHMGNHTTNRAESCHGVLKGYLKDGNGDLVKGWEAINKMLISQFTEVQGEFGRSMSVAEHRYDDDPLYAFLFYKISRKAMDHIYDEANRVEECGMDSKKCGCVMRRTYGLPCACLIAKKIKNNKPIRLDEIHPQWKKLCFEDEPAPGDVADDYDCLAEWKAIQERLKTADVSVKNDIRNQLRLIAYPETTSVKPPLQKAKTKGARKKKSVRVTRSTSRDKSRWEHVDDHIAATQASQSQATKSKPSTSQTVPEVPKELVISTLTPAPPAPPEIPFINHMPKFMHPFIEDIIDVQGDGYCGYRVVALHQKGNQQDYELIRLNMERELRLHKESYVELFDTERYKYVTDALFPPPRRSKHAIATKDKWFTFPDMGYVVATHFQRVVVQLSNMEKCGASRTCFPLRGKPPSDTSDLDSKIICIGALADHFVLVRLKVGCPIPPTAHQWKNSCSEEAADWEPMFLDRMQKFGELLTIERAGDDLVTIGKGSKDDPLEL from the exons ATGGCGGGCAAACGAGAGCTTGTGCTAGGTATCTGTGCCCCGGGAATTGTTGAGGTTCCGCCTGATAAACCTCCATCTAGACCTGTTGCATATGAGATTGATACATCAGATCATTTTTACACTGAAATGGCAACCCCTGACCGAGATGAGTTGATTAGATGGGCTCGGGAGATTGCCTTAAAGCTAAAGTTTGCAATTGTAATTGGCAAATCCGACAACGGCAGCGATAAGAGGAAGCAATATTTCAGGTTGGATTGCGAGCGGGGAGGCCGGTACGTGTCAACAAATAAGAAGCTAAAATCTGATCAAACCGGCACGAGGAAATGCGGCTGTCCATTTCGACTCCGTGGTTATTGTCATGCCGATAAAACATGGCATTTGACCGTTGTAAATGGCAAACATAACCACGAGTTGGACAAGGCAGTTGAAGGCCATCTCATTGTCGGTCGTCTCAAACCGGAAGAAAGGCAATGTATGGAGGAAATGTCAAGGAATTTGGTTCCGCCTAAGAATATAATGTCCACATTGAAAGATAGGGATCCAAACAACAAGACAACGGCAAAGCAACTCTACAATTTAAGTCATcgattaaaacttaaaatgagGGCATCAATGACTGAAATGCAACACCTCTCCAAAAGACTTGTCGAGaccgggtattttttcaaacatagGACGGTTGTTGCAGACGGATCCGAACACGTTCAAGACATTTTCTTTGCACATCCTAAATCTATAAGTTTGTTCAATTCTTTTCCTACTGTGCTTTTGATGGATTCGacatacaaaacaaacaaatacaaaatgcCGTTATTTGAGATTGTCGGATTCACATCAACTGGGAGATCTTTCAATGTTGGATTTGCTTGGCTTACCAATGAAAGAGAAGACAACTTCACTTGGGCTCTAGAGCAGTGTGTCAGTCTCTTAAGGAATGAGGATGTTAGACCGAAGGTGATTGTCACCGATAGGGATTTGGCTCTGATGAATGCAGTTTCCGAGGTATTTCCAACATCGGCTGCAATGGTTTGTCGTTTCCATGTAAAAAAGAACGTGAGCTCTAAGATGAAGGAAATTGTGAAAATCAAGAATGGAGAGAATGAGAAGCAGACTGATGTGTGGGATCAAATCACCGATGCTTTTAATGATGTGTTAGAGTCGCCAACGGAAAAAGAATATGCTGACAATGTTATGGTGTTTAGGGAGCTCTGTGCGAGATGGCCAAAGTTTTTGCGTTATGTTGAAGAGACTGTCCTAGACACTGATAAAGAAAGGGTTGTCAATGCTTGGGTAGACCAACATATGCACATGGGGAATCACACCACGAATAGAGCTGAATCATGTCATGGTGTGTTGAAAGGTTACTTGAAGGACGGTAACGGTGACTTGGTGAAAGGATGGGAAGCGATAAATAAGATGTTGATAAGTCAGTTCACTGAAGTACAAGGTGAATTCGGTCGGAGTATGTCTGTTGCGGAACACAGATACGATGATGATCCTCTTTACGCATTCTTGTTTTATAAAATCTCAAGAAAGGCTATGGATCACATTTATGACGAAGCAAACAGGGTCGAAGAATGTGGTATGGATAGCAAAAAGTGTGGCTGTGTTATGAGAAGGACATACGGGTTGCCATGTGCATGCTTGATTGCgaagaagataaaaaataacaaacctatcCGACTGGATGAGATTCACCCTCAATGGAAGAAACTGTGTTTCGAAGATGAGCCGGCACCGGGCGACGTGGCTGACGATTATGATTGCTTGGCTGAGTGGAAAGCAATTCAG gAACGATTAAAAACAGCCGATGTTAGCGTGAAGAATGATATTAGGAATCAACTTCGTCTCATTGCATATCCAGAAACCACCTCTGTGAAACCTCCGCTTCAAAAGGCCAAAACAAAAGGtgctagaaagaaaaaatcagTTCGTGTCACAAGATCCACGAGCAGGGATAAGTCTCGGTGGGAGCATGTTGATGATCATATTGCAGCTACACAGGCATCTCAGTCGCAAGCAACAAAGTCAAAGCCGTCGACTTCACAAACAGTGCCTGAGGTGCCTAAAGAACTCGTCATCAGTACTTTGACTCCAGCACCTCCAGCACCTCCTGAAATTCCTTTTATCAACCATATGCCGAAGTTCATGCACCCATTTATTGAAGATATTATTGACGTTCAAGGTGACGGTTATTGTGGATACCGTGTGGTAGCTTTGCACCAAAAAGGAAATCAACAAGATTATGAGTTGATCAGACTGAACATGGAGAGGGAGCTGAGATTGCATAAGGAATCATATGTGGAGTTGTTCGATACTGAACGTTACAAGTATGTCACGGATGCACTTTTCCCACCACCGAGAAGGAGTAAACATGCTATTGCAACCAAGGACAAATGGTTTACTTTTCCGGATATGGGTTACGTTGTGGCTACTCATTTTCAGAGGGTTGTTGTTCAACTATCAAATATGGAAAAGTGTGGAGCATCTAGAACTTGTTTCCCATTGCGTGGCAAACCTCCATCAGACACGTCAGACTTGGATTCCAAGATTATTTGCATCGGCGCGCTCGCTGACCACTTTGTGTTAGTGCGATTGAAAGTAGGATGTCCGATACCTCCAACGGCTCATCAGTGGAAAAACTCTTGTTCCGAAGAAGCTGCAGATTGGGAGCCCATGTTTTTGGATAGAATGCAAAAGTTTGGTGAGCTGTTGACCATTGAAAGAGCAGGCGATGACTTAGTCACGATTGGAAAGGGTAGCAAAGACGATCCGTTGGAATTGTAG
- the LOC123891795 gene encoding uncharacterized protein LOC123891795: MDVSLTQRMRSTLAAVYFNHEKPILFRINDGETFDGLKQQLNELNRTTNNQNDNRTVSSLKYRKPSIGPDGRISFTDMMLENNDDIETMFSIFEQYSNRGPIELDATLTRSVEAILASLVRPEDRNHVSI, encoded by the coding sequence ATGGATGTCTCACTCACACAACGCATGAGATCTACCCTTGCAGCAGTTTACTTCAACCACGAAAAACCAATTTTGTTTCGCATTAACGATGGTGAAACGTTCGatggtctgaaacaacaactgaACGAGCTGAATCGTACCACCAACAACCAGAACGATAACAGAACAGTTTCGAGTCTCAAGTACCGTAAACCGTCGATCGGTCCCGACGGACGCATTTCCTTCACCGATATGATGCTTGAAAACAATGATGATATTGAAACTATGTTCTCAATTTTCGAGCAGTATAGCAACAGGGGGCCTATCGAATTAGATGCAACGCTGACAAGATCTGTCGAAGCCATCCTTGCTAGCCTTGTTCGTCCGGAAGATCGAAATCATGTTTCCATTTGA
- the LOC123888088 gene encoding protein MAIN-LIKE 1-like: MEENVGRGRHGKPSNANASARRELAANRPAKRGRSKQQGPIPARGTHDAEAGGSRTRTRSRLGQAQNAAEDDDFDADQFLNQDAEYGEPEEPQPDEPQPDEPQIEEPQQPPRRRPQQRPRQPRRDAANEGYGGGPSDMSLLTQYGNHRAVPIWDAEPDDHEVLKRTLRCQASGKKVMDIVKPPRSERWFWDPIEASGLEPLTRVNFSVLDYGVIWAFVERWHPETSTFHLPLGELGITLDDVQCLLHLPIQGKFLNHTKMSRGEGADMVSSYLGVEREDIDKAFAETNGVHLKHTTLQTLYTTNQTSAERAIAENKPAHVVRLYRERSVRAFMLHLVCCTIFSNKSSYYADVVYLQYFQDLSCVHEWNWGAAALVHLQHYLDHGSAVSTTQMAGYMSFLQGWIIAHFPRLSVWVEAPRYTANMPLNSKVVPGQGHKDAAGYRSSLDNIQTYDCVFSPYDAHRQVRPLINACWFSGWLRCGKLKAKHLPERVLRQFQHVQGIPRNPSMSATPGMNLCEIDRVFTEELELRMIDEEMRGRPVTSPWDTEPGYMSWFYRVSPPVMRPVEAPESPPRPPNLEVLIEAAEARNDPNLMQVCRSVKVEVERAVRDGEAVEGTPIHGTLQRILNLLNPILAYRRIKRGKGTRYHTRG; encoded by the exons ATGGAAGAAAATGTTGGGAGAGGTAGACATGGCAAGCCAAGCAATGCAAATGCTTCCGCTCGTAGAGAGCTTGCTGCAAATCGCCCTGCCAAACGAGGTCGTAGTAAGCAGCAAGGACCAATTCCCGCGCGAGGGACACATGATGCTGAGGCGGGTGGTTCGCGTACGCGTACACGGTCACGTTTAGGCCAAGCACAAAATGCTGCTGAGGATGATGATTTTGACGCGGATCAATTTCTAAATCAGGATGCCGAGTATGGCGAACCTGAAGAACCGCAACCTGATGAACCGCAACCTGATGAACCGCAAATTGAAGAACCGCAACAACCACCACGACGGAGACCGCAACAGCGACCACGGCAACCACGACGAGATGCAGCAAATGAGGGTTATGGAGGAGGACCAAGTGATATGTCATTATTAACACAATACGGAAATCATAGGGCGGTTCCGATATGGGATGCAGAACCAGATGATCACGAG GTTTTAAAGAGGACTCTGCGTTGCCAAGCTAGCGGGAAAAAGGTTATGGACATCGTCAAACCGCCTCGTAGTGAGAGGTGGTTTTGGGATCCAATAGAAGCATCGGGATTGGAGCCGCTTACCCGTGTCAATTTTAGCGTACTTGACTATGGGGTTATATGGGCATTTGTTGAAAGATGGCATCCGGAAACAAGTACTTTCCACCTTCCGTTAGGTGAGCTCGGCATCACCTTGGACGATGTACAATGTCTGTTACATCTTCCAATCCAAGGAAAGTTTTTGAACCATACGAAGATGTCAAGGGGAGAAGGGGCTGACATGGTTAGTTCATATCTAGGAGTTGAGCGAGAGGATATTGATAAAGCATTTGCCGAAACCAACGGGGTACATTTGAAGCATACTACCCTGCAAACTCTATACACAACAAACCAGACGTCTGCTGAAAGAGCGATTGCTGAAAATAAGCCGGCGCATGTTGTTAGGCTTTACAGGGAGAGGAGCGTAAGGGCTTTTATGCTACATTTGGTCTGTTGTACAATATTCAGCAACAAGAGCAGTTACTACGCGGATGTTGTGTATTTGCAGTACTTTCAAGATTTATCATGCGTTCATGAATGGAATTGGGGTGCTGCTGCTCTTGTTCATCTGCAGCATTATTTGGATCACGGATCTGCGGTTAGCACGACTCAGATGGCTGGCTACATGTCATTTCTTCAG GGATGGATTATTGCGCACTTTCCGAGACTTAGTGTGTGGGTGGAGGCTCCTAGATATACAGCGAACATGCCACTAAATTCAAAGGTTGTTCCTGGGCAAGGACATAAGGATGCAGCTGGATATAGAAGCAGTTTGGACAATATTCAAACTTACGATTGCGTGTTCAGCCCGTATGATGCCCACCGACAAGTGCGACCTTTGATAAATGCATGTTGGTTTTCTGGATGGTTAAGGTGTGGTAAATTGAAAGCCAAGCATTTGCCGGAACGTGTGCTAAGACAATTTCAACATGTGCAAGGCATTCCAAGAAACCCGAGTATGTCTGCAACGCCGGGGATGAACTTGTGTGAGATAGATCGTGTGTTTACGGAAGAATTGGAGCTGAGAATGATAGATGAAGAGATGAGGGGTCGGCCTGTTACAAGCCCGTGGGACACTGAACCCGGATATATGTCATGGTTTTATAGAGTGTCGCCTCCAGTTATGCGACCCGTAGAAGCTCCTGAATCACCACCAAGGCCACCTAATTTAGAGGTGTTAATAGAGGCGGCGGAAGCAAGAAATGACCCTAATCTAATGCAAGTTTGCCGGAGTGTCAAGGTTGAGGTCGAAAGGGCAGTTCGCGATGGTGAGGCGGTTGAAGGAACTCCAATTCATGGTACTTTGCAGCGGATTCTGAATTTGCTTAATCCGATACTTGCTTATAGGCGAATTAAGCGGGGGAAGGGGACACGCTACCACACTCGGGGGTAg